From the Ailuropoda melanoleuca isolate Jingjing unplaced genomic scaffold, ASM200744v2 unplaced-scaffold12392, whole genome shotgun sequence genome, the window AGCAGGTGACGAAGGCCAGCAGCACCACGGCGGCCAGGCTCACGGCGCGGCGCCGCTGGCCGCGGCCGTGCGGGTCCGAGGTGCGCAGCAGCGTCAGGATGGTGGCCGTGTAGCAGGCCACGGTGACCACGAAGGGGATGAAAAAGAGCACGATGAACAGGGTGAAGAGGAAGATGGCCCACATGGCCACGCTGGGCAGCATGGTGGACTTGAGCACGTCGAAGCAGGTGACGATGCCCAGCGCCTCCACGGTGTAGGTGAGGTCGGTGCGCGCCAGCGGGGACAGCgcggccagcagcagcagccagacGCCGGCGCAGGCGGCCACGGCGTAGCGGCGCCGGCGCCAGCGCGCGGAGGCCAGCGGGTACACCACGCCCAGGAAGCGCTCCACGCTGATGCACGTCATGGTGAGGATGGACGAGTACATGTTGGCGTAGAAGGCCACGGTGACCACGTTGCACAGCAGCTCCCCGAAGACCCAGTGGTTCCCGTTGCAGTGGTAGTAGATCTGGAACGGGAGCACGCTGGCCAGCATCAGGTCCGTGACGCTGAGGTTGATCATGAAGATGACCGACGGGGACTGCGGCCCGATGTGACGGCACAGCACCCACAGGGAGAAGAGGTTGCCGGGGATGCTGACCAGCGCCACCAGCGAGTACACGACCGGCAGGACCACGGCGATGGTCGGGTCCCGCAGCATCAGGATGGTGGCGTTGTCCGGGCGCGTCATGTTCATATCCATCGTGGCGCTGCTGGCGCTCCTGCGCGCGCGGGTCTGGAAGACAAGGGGCATCGCGGTGAGGAGGGGAGCGGAACGGGGCTCCTCCCTGAAagcctctcttgctctcttcccccTTGCTGTCCCGCACCCCTGTGCCCAGCTGCTGTTGCCCCCCTGCGTCACGGAGCTGAGCTGATGCGCGCTAAATCCTGCAAAGCTGCGTCATACCCagacgcccccccccaccccgtgcgcCAGGACACCT encodes:
- the LOC100467239 gene encoding P2Y purinoceptor 8 yields the protein MPLVFQTRARRSASSATMDMNMTRPDNATILMLRDPTIAVVLPVVYSLVALVSIPGNLFSLWVLCRHIGPQSPSVIFMINLSVTDLMLASVLPFQIYYHCNGNHWVFGELLCNVVTVAFYANMYSSILTMTCISVERFLGVVYPLASARWRRRRYAVAACAGVWLLLLAALSPLARTDLTYTVEALGIVTCFDVLKSTMLPSVAMWAIFLFTLFIVLFFIPFVVTVACYTATILTLLRTSDPHGRGQRRRAVSLAAVVLLAFVTCFAPNNFVLLVHMVSRLFLGGSYYHVYKLTLCLSCVNNCLDPFVYYFASREFQLRLRRYLGYGRLPASCRDTRRETLFSARTLSARSISSGHGDGLDAPSRPSLNRQESVF